In a genomic window of Taeniopygia guttata chromosome 11, bTaeGut7.mat, whole genome shotgun sequence:
- the LOC100228529 gene encoding pleckstrin homology domain-containing family F member 1, with protein MVDHLANTEINSQRIAAVENCFGASGQPLALPGRVLLGEGILTKECRKKPKPRIFFLFNDILVYGSIIINKRKYNSQHIIPLEDVTLETLPDTLQMKNRWLIKTSKKSFVVSAASLTERKEWISHLEECIKHLLTKTGRQPCREPAAPWIPDKATDICMRCTQTKFSTLTRRHHCRKCGFVVCADCSRQRFLMPRLSPKPLRVCNLCYRQLLAEKKKEAEADRRQPEPIHSAIHGYEPSSGDDSDKSDDEKAEQWPADTEFYTSQVSWSSFHS; from the coding sequence ATGGTGGACCACCTTGCAAACACGGAGATCAACAGCCAGCGCATTGCTGCTGTGGAAAACTGCTTTGGGGCTTCTGGGCAGCCCTTAGCCTTGCCGGGCAGGGTCCTCCTGGGAGAAGGGATTTTAACCAAAGAATGCCGCAAGAAACCAAAGCCTcgcatatttttccttttcaacgACATCCTCGTCTACGGCAGCATCATCATCAACAAGAGGAAGTACAACTCCCAGCACATCATCCCCCTTGAAGATGTCACTCTGGAGACGCTGCCAGACACCTTGCAGATGAAGAACCGCTGGCTGATCAAAACCTCCAAGAAGTCCTTTGTGGTTTCCGCAGCCTCCCTGACGGAGAGGAAGGAGTGGATCAGCCACCTGGAGGAGTGCATCAAGCACCTGCTGACCAAGACGGGCcggcagccctgcagggagcccGCGGCCCCCTGGATCCCAGACAAGGCCACGGACATCTGCATGCGCTGCACGCAGACCAAGTTCTCCACGCTCACCCGCCGGCACCACTGCCGCAAGTGCGGCTTCGTCGTGTGCGCTGACTGCTCCAGGCAGAGGTTCCTGATGCCCCGGCTGTCCCCCAAGCCCCTGAGGGTCTGCAACCTGTGCtacaggcagctgctggcagagaagaagaaggaggcaGAGGCGGATCGGAGGCAGCCGGAGCCGATCCACTCTGCCATCCATGGCTACGAACCCTCCAGCGGCGATGACAGCGACAAGTCTGACGATGAGAAAGCTGAGCAGTGGCCAGCAGACACAGAGTTTTATACCTCACAGGTATCTTGGTCATCTTTCCACAGCTGA